Proteins encoded together in one Buchnera aphidicola (Cinara piceae) window:
- the lon gene encoding endopeptidase La, whose protein sequence is MNSGYSENISIPILPLRDIVVYPYMVTPLFIGRKNSIKCIEFSMKSDRKILLITQKEAKTENPKKNDLFNIGTVAKILQILHLPDGTIKIVIEGKKRAKIKNIKKNDNYYLAKIKYIKPKKIKEIEKKVLIKTTINQFKRYIELNKKIPIEIFDSLKKINNIEKLSDILAYHMPLKINEKQTLLEMSYTKKRLEFLIGIMESEIDLLKIEKNIRNRIKQQTEKNQREYFLTEQIKAIQKELGDSESSIDENEKLKKKIKLAKMPKEARKKTQAELKKLQMMSPMSAEATVVRNYVEWMIQVPWNKKSKIKKNIQTAHKILNIDHFGLDDVKEHILEYLAVQNRIRKIKGPILCLVGPPGIGKTSLGKSIARATGRKYIRMALGGIRDEAEIRGHRRTYIGSMPGKLMQKITKSGVKNPLFLLDEIDKMAFDIRIDPAAALLEALDPEQNNSFNDHYLEIDYDLSEVMFIATSNSMNIPAPLLDRMEVIRLSGYTEEEKINIAKKYLQPKQMKENALKKTELSIQDNALINIIRYYTRESGVRNLERSISKICRKSVKKILLDKNSNNIIINQKNLKNYLGIKKYTYGKINKNNQIGQVIGLAWTEMGGDLLTIECTCVPGKGKLLYTGSLGKVMQESIQTALTVVRSQAKKLGIHKDFYHKNDIHVHVPEGATPKDGPSAGVTMCTAIVSCLTNNPVKSDISMTGEITLRGQVLNIGGLKEKLIAAHRGGVKKVLIPYGNKRDLSEIPKNILSNLDICPIKNIEEILILSLERNPYIHNKNK, encoded by the coding sequence ATGAATTCTGGGTATTCAGAAAATATTAGTATTCCAATACTACCCTTACGTGATATTGTAGTGTACCCGTATATGGTTACCCCTTTATTTATCGGTCGAAAAAATTCCATTAAATGTATAGAATTTTCTATGAAAAGTGATAGAAAAATACTCCTAATTACACAAAAAGAAGCAAAAACGGAAAATCCAAAAAAAAATGATTTATTTAACATTGGAACGGTTGCAAAAATTTTACAAATTTTACATTTACCAGACGGAACAATCAAAATAGTTATTGAAGGAAAAAAAAGAGCAAAAATAAAAAATATAAAAAAAAATGATAATTACTATTTAGCTAAAATTAAATATATAAAACCTAAAAAAATAAAAGAAATAGAAAAGAAAGTATTAATTAAAACTACCATCAATCAATTTAAAAGATATATTGAGTTAAATAAAAAAATACCAATAGAAATTTTTGATTCATTAAAAAAAATTAATAATATAGAAAAATTAAGTGATATTTTAGCATATCATATGCCTTTAAAAATAAATGAAAAACAAACATTATTAGAAATGTCATATACCAAAAAACGTTTAGAATTTTTAATAGGAATAATGGAATCTGAAATTGATTTATTAAAAATAGAAAAAAACATAAGAAATAGAATAAAACAACAAACGGAAAAAAATCAAAGAGAATATTTTTTAACGGAACAAATTAAAGCAATTCAAAAAGAATTGGGTGATTCAGAAAGTTCTATTGATGAAAATGAAAAATTAAAAAAAAAAATAAAGTTAGCAAAAATGCCTAAAGAAGCAAGAAAAAAAACACAAGCAGAATTAAAAAAACTACAAATGATGTCACCTATGTCAGCTGAAGCTACAGTTGTTAGAAACTATGTAGAATGGATGATACAAGTTCCATGGAATAAAAAAAGTAAAATTAAGAAAAATATTCAAACTGCTCATAAAATTTTAAATATTGATCATTTTGGATTAGATGATGTAAAAGAACATATTTTAGAATATTTAGCAGTTCAAAATAGAATAAGAAAAATTAAAGGTCCAATTTTATGTCTAGTAGGCCCACCAGGAATTGGAAAAACTTCACTAGGAAAATCAATTGCTAGAGCAACAGGCAGAAAATATATTCGTATGGCATTAGGAGGAATAAGAGATGAAGCTGAAATAAGAGGACATAGAAGAACATATATTGGATCTATGCCTGGAAAGTTAATGCAAAAAATAACAAAATCAGGTGTAAAAAATCCTCTTTTCTTATTAGATGAAATTGATAAAATGGCATTTGATATACGTATAGATCCAGCAGCTGCTTTATTGGAAGCGTTAGACCCTGAACAAAATAATTCTTTTAATGATCATTATTTAGAAATAGATTATGACTTATCAGAAGTAATGTTTATTGCTACTTCTAATTCGATGAATATACCCGCTCCTTTATTAGATAGAATGGAAGTTATTAGATTATCTGGATATACTGAAGAAGAAAAAATAAATATCGCAAAAAAATACTTACAACCAAAACAAATGAAAGAAAATGCTTTAAAAAAAACAGAATTGTCTATCCAAGATAATGCATTAATAAATATAATACGGTATTATACAAGAGAATCAGGAGTTAGAAATCTTGAAAGGTCTATATCAAAAATTTGTAGGAAATCTGTTAAAAAAATTTTATTAGATAAAAACAGTAATAATATTATTATTAATCAAAAAAACTTAAAAAATTATTTAGGTATTAAAAAATATACATATGGAAAAATAAATAAAAATAATCAAATTGGGCAAGTAATAGGATTAGCTTGGACAGAAATGGGAGGTGATTTATTAACTATTGAATGCACATGTGTTCCAGGTAAAGGTAAACTACTATATACTGGATCTCTCGGAAAAGTTATGCAAGAATCTATCCAAACTGCTTTAACAGTCGTTCGATCACAAGCTAAAAAATTAGGTATTCATAAAGATTTTTATCATAAAAATGATATTCATGTACATGTTCCGGAAGGCGCTACACCAAAAGACGGGCCTAGTGCAGGGGTAACTATGTGTACAGCAATAGTATCTTGTTTAACAAATAATCCAGTTAAATCTGATATTTCTATGACCGGTGAAATTACTTTACGAGGTCAAGTATTAAATATAGGCGGTTTAAAAGAAAAATTAATAGCAGCGCATAGAGGGGGGGTTAAAAAAGTTTTAATTCCTTATGGAAATAAAAGAGATTTATCAGAAATACCTAAAAATATTCTTTCTAATTTAGATATATGTCCTATAAAAAACATAGAAGAAATATTAATACTTTCTTTAGAAAGAAATCCTTATATTCATAATAAAAATAAATAA
- a CDS encoding SurA N-terminal domain-containing protein, producing MSLSNSFYKKNILITITTIIISSIILSNIAGILINKKELPFITINKEKIYYKILQLSYNIIKKKTTADIKNILHDQIKKKEYKQYVLQQIIIKIINEVLLKQYVNLINLNMLEKYAKDIIFSSKYFNINNSFNYKKYVKFINFIMHSHSQYINALKKKIAVQYLIKLLLKSIIILKEDIKNKFKKIINKKNIQIINFKIDLKKIEKKNNINDIEKYFHLNKEKFYKPESKIIKVTHLKKKQHIKNNSTQLTLKYIKKKIKKQKYNFNLIKINCLKIKNFFLNMLQKKKIYTAIKNKIFKKKNKKIRLGWIQFKNIPKIIKKFQLKKIGDYTKIIFYKNNFFIFKLNSVKKINNKNMCMIKNHIIKKNKHQKNVFKNIILNNMLSILLNENNLKLKNLLPKNSIKTYTKKIIQSSRKIKNDYLNTFNKYIKKIFFSKKKSSINQKIQTYTNKKKHIYLLQMKSYITKSLPEKKIIYKKILNNFALKKMYKKNYIYIKNLLLENYNKKNFFFNKNPIYTYNPQTLLFNNNNEIKQIIKQLPPIKNNKCIYIFFKTPKQQNYLIVFKKEFFEKIDKTEKYLIYPQIKQHLKIKVITTILQNLYKKSKITFNSN from the coding sequence ATGTCTTTATCAAACAGTTTTTATAAAAAAAATATTTTAATAACTATTACTACTATCATTATATCATCTATAATATTAAGTAATATTGCTGGAATTCTTATAAATAAAAAAGAATTACCTTTTATCACTATTAATAAAGAAAAAATATATTATAAAATATTACAATTAAGTTATAATATTATTAAAAAAAAAACAACCGCTGATATTAAAAATATTCTACACGACCAAATAAAAAAAAAAGAATATAAACAATATGTTCTTCAACAAATAATTATAAAAATAATTAATGAAGTTCTTTTAAAACAATATGTAAATCTTATTAATCTAAATATGTTAGAAAAGTATGCAAAAGATATAATTTTTTCTTCAAAATATTTTAATATTAATAATTCTTTTAATTATAAAAAATATGTGAAGTTTATTAATTTTATTATGCATTCACATAGTCAATATATTAATGCACTAAAAAAGAAAATAGCAGTTCAATATTTGATAAAATTATTATTAAAATCAATTATAATTTTAAAAGAAGATATAAAAAATAAATTTAAAAAAATAATTAATAAAAAAAATATACAAATTATTAATTTTAAAATTGATTTAAAAAAAATAGAAAAAAAAAATAATATTAATGATATTGAAAAATATTTTCATTTAAATAAAGAAAAATTTTACAAACCTGAGTCTAAAATTATTAAAGTAACTCACTTAAAAAAAAAACAACATATAAAAAATAATAGTACACAATTAACTTTAAAATATATAAAAAAAAAAATAAAAAAACAAAAATATAATTTTAATTTAATTAAAATTAATTGTTTAAAAATAAAAAATTTTTTTTTAAACATGCTTCAAAAAAAAAAAATATATACAGCAATAAAAAATAAAATATTTAAAAAAAAAAATAAAAAAATACGTTTAGGATGGATTCAATTTAAAAATATACCTAAAATTATAAAAAAATTTCAATTAAAAAAAATAGGAGATTATACTAAAATAATATTTTATAAAAATAATTTTTTTATTTTTAAGTTAAATTCTGTAAAAAAAATAAATAATAAAAATATGTGTATGATTAAAAATCATATTATAAAAAAAAATAAACACCAAAAAAATGTTTTCAAAAATATTATTTTAAATAATATGTTGTCTATTCTATTAAATGAAAATAATTTAAAATTAAAAAACTTATTACCAAAAAATTCTATAAAAACATATACAAAAAAAATAATTCAATCTTCTCGAAAAATTAAAAATGACTACTTAAATACATTTAATAAATATATAAAAAAAATTTTTTTCTCTAAAAAAAAATCAAGTATTAATCAAAAAATACAAACATATACAAATAAAAAAAAACATATTTATTTACTACAAATGAAATCATATATTACAAAATCTTTACCAGAAAAAAAAATAATTTATAAAAAAATATTAAATAATTTTGCTTTAAAAAAAATGTATAAAAAAAATTATATATATATAAAAAATTTATTACTCGAAAATTACAATAAAAAAAATTTTTTTTTCAATAAAAATCCTATATATACTTATAATCCTCAAACATTATTATTTAATAATAATAATGAAATAAAACAAATCATCAAACAACTACCACCTATAAAAAATAATAAGTGTATATATATTTTTTTTAAAACACCTAAACAACAAAACTATCTAATAGTTTTTAAAAAAGAATTTTTTGAAAAAATTGATAAAACAGAAAAATACTTAATTTATCCACAAATTAAACAACATTTAAAAATAAAAGTAATAACAACAATTTTACAAAATTTATATAAAAAATCTAAAATTACATTTAATTCTAATTAA
- a CDS encoding ABC transporter transmembrane domain-containing protein, with translation MDLFKELKWYFINEWKRYVGTFLLLIIITLLQLLPTHIIGSTIDLILNNQTSNQEILIKTTQIILISVIIYILKYFWKILLFSSSYQLVSQLRIKFCSALLKKNSIFYSEYNNGDLISRATNDIERVVFSIGEGVLTLADSFITGLSIFIVMCIHINWKLSCFSLIPMPIMAIIIKKCGNQLYLKFQKSQKYFSILNNQAQNSLNNIHMIRNFKLEITEIKKFSTAVENSGKKEFQVSKIDAQFNPIIHISIAISNLFAILGGSFLITTEQITFGQLTSFILYLGSMIWPILAFAWMFNILERGNVSWRRIQEIIINNKKVDKNNKINKINIKNNIFININKFSYPNRKKKSLKNIKLTIPNNSTIGICGPTGSGKTTLIRLIQKHFEISSGFIKHNENDIKDICIKRWRKTISVVNQTPFLFSDSILNNIRFGKPESSIQEIKNAAKLACIHNDIKKLSQGYNTQVGEKGVKLSGGQKQRITIARAFLIQSKIFILDDPLSSVDHDTEHKIIKNIQKYTKEHKITTIVVTHRLSILEKFNNILVLKKGIILQQGTHKKLLSEKNWYHKMYNYQKFK, from the coding sequence GTGGACTTATTTAAAGAATTAAAATGGTATTTTATAAATGAATGGAAAAGATATGTAGGAACGTTTCTTCTACTAATAATAATCACATTACTACAGTTACTACCTACACATATTATAGGCTCTACTATTGATTTAATTTTAAACAATCAAACTTCTAATCAAGAGATATTAATTAAAACAACACAAATAATTTTAATATCTGTAATTATTTATATACTAAAATATTTTTGGAAAATTTTATTATTTAGTTCATCATATCAACTAGTTTCTCAATTAAGAATAAAATTTTGTTCTGCTTTATTAAAAAAAAATTCAATATTTTATTCAGAATATAATAATGGAGATCTAATCTCTAGAGCTACAAATGATATTGAAAGAGTAGTTTTCTCTATAGGAGAGGGAGTATTAACACTAGCAGATTCTTTCATTACAGGACTTTCAATTTTTATTGTTATGTGTATACATATCAATTGGAAGCTATCTTGTTTTTCATTAATTCCAATGCCAATTATGGCTATAATTATTAAAAAATGTGGAAATCAATTATATTTAAAATTTCAAAAATCACAAAAATATTTTTCTATTTTAAATAATCAAGCTCAAAATAGTTTAAATAATATACATATGATACGAAATTTTAAATTAGAAATAACAGAAATAAAAAAATTTTCTACTGCCGTAGAAAATTCCGGAAAAAAGGAATTTCAAGTATCAAAAATAGATGCTCAATTTAATCCAATTATTCATATATCAATTGCTATATCTAATTTATTTGCAATATTAGGTGGGAGCTTTCTAATTACTACAGAACAAATAACTTTTGGACAATTGACAAGTTTTATTTTATATTTAGGGTCTATGATTTGGCCTATACTAGCATTTGCATGGATGTTTAATATTTTAGAAAGAGGTAATGTATCCTGGAGGAGAATACAAGAAATTATAATAAATAACAAAAAAGTAGATAAAAATAATAAAATTAACAAAATAAATATAAAAAATAATATCTTTATAAATATAAACAAATTCTCTTATCCTAATAGAAAAAAAAAATCATTAAAAAATATAAAATTAACTATACCAAATAATTCAACAATTGGTATTTGCGGGCCCACAGGATCAGGAAAAACCACTTTAATACGCTTAATTCAAAAACACTTTGAAATCTCTTCAGGATTTATAAAACATAATGAAAATGATATAAAGGATATATGTATAAAAAGATGGAGAAAAACAATATCAGTAGTTAATCAAACACCATTTTTATTTTCTGATAGTATTTTAAATAATATTAGATTTGGAAAACCAGAATCTTCAATACAAGAAATTAAAAATGCAGCAAAATTAGCATGTATACATAATGATATAAAAAAATTATCTCAAGGATATAATACTCAAGTTGGAGAAAAGGGGGTTAAATTATCAGGAGGGCAAAAACAACGCATTACAATTGCAAGAGCTTTTTTAATTCAATCGAAAATTTTTATTTTAGATGACCCATTATCATCTGTTGATCATGATACAGAACATAAAATTATTAAAAATATTCAAAAATATACTAAAGAACATAAAATAACAACCATTGTAGTTACTCATAGATTGTCTATATTAGAAAAATTTAATAATATTCTTGTTTTAAAAAAAGGAATAATTTTACAACAAGGTACACATAAAAAATTATTGTCTGAAAAAAATTGGTACCATAAAATGTATAATTATCAAAAATTTAAATAA
- a CDS encoding ABC transporter transmembrane domain-containing protein, which produces MEDQQYSSWKIIKRLLSYYKKKKYLLLISCILILLATVTEIACPIILSNFINNVLKYHVLKMKKNLYLISFFIILQILSSLFNYLYTIYFSKISTEIIQELRINIMNIALKQPMQVFDQKPINSIITKITNDTESVKEFYETILSSFLKNFILFSIILTSMFLLEWRMALISSLMIPIISIIVMIHQYYSKPIIKKIKSSLSNLNNIINEIINGITIIQQFNQEKRFIEKINYINNKNYLNRIKTLKIDNLLLRPLLNLISSIVLSCIIVTLKLFPIAIIKISIIHTFINYLRHLNEPIIAITGQQSLLQQAIVSAERIFKFIDSPIKQYGNDLALLRSGEIKFKNVCFTYPGTEKKILHNININIPDKSCVALVGKTGSGKTTLSNLILGHYTVTQGKIYIDKKSINTLSNNTLRENISIVQQEPTILYDNLINNISLNRKIEEKKVINALYKSQLKQLIETLPNGYMSIIGQNSDSLSQGQKQLIGIARILVSNPKILIFDEATASIDSESEQKIQKILSSIQKKSTVIIIAHRLSTIINCNIIIVLEKGKIIEIGNHQQLLQKKGLYYKMFTYQHDYKNI; this is translated from the coding sequence ATGGAAGATCAACAATATTCTTCATGGAAGATAATAAAACGATTATTATCTTATTATAAAAAAAAAAAATATTTATTATTAATATCATGTATATTAATTTTATTAGCAACAGTAACAGAAATTGCTTGCCCTATTATACTTAGTAATTTTATTAATAATGTTTTAAAATATCATGTATTAAAGATGAAAAAAAATTTATATTTAATAAGTTTCTTTATAATCTTACAAATATTATCATCATTGTTTAATTATCTTTATACTATATATTTTAGTAAAATATCTACTGAAATTATTCAAGAATTACGAATAAACATTATGAATATTGCATTAAAACAACCAATGCAAGTTTTTGATCAAAAACCAATAAATTCAATAATTACTAAAATAACAAATGATACAGAATCAGTAAAAGAGTTTTATGAGACAATTTTATCATCTTTTTTAAAAAATTTTATATTATTTAGTATAATCTTAACATCTATGTTTCTATTAGAGTGGAGAATGGCTTTAATTAGTTCTTTAATGATACCTATCATTTCTATTATTGTTATGATTCATCAATATTATAGTAAACCTATTATTAAAAAAATAAAATCATCTTTATCTAATTTAAATAATATAATTAATGAAATTATTAATGGAATTACTATTATTCAGCAATTTAATCAAGAAAAAAGATTTATTGAAAAAATTAATTATATCAATAATAAAAATTACTTAAATAGAATAAAAACATTAAAAATAGATAATTTATTATTACGGCCATTACTAAACTTAATATCCTCTATTGTTTTATCTTGTATAATTGTAACATTAAAATTATTTCCAATAGCAATTATCAAAATAAGTATCATACATACTTTTATAAATTATTTAAGACATTTAAATGAACCTATTATTGCTATTACAGGTCAACAATCACTATTGCAACAAGCTATTGTTTCCGCAGAAAGAATTTTTAAATTTATTGATTCTCCCATAAAACAATATGGAAATGATCTTGCATTATTAAGAAGTGGAGAAATAAAATTTAAAAATGTATGTTTCACTTATCCAGGGACAGAAAAAAAAATTTTACACAATATTAACATAAATATTCCAGATAAAAGTTGTGTAGCATTAGTCGGGAAAACAGGAAGTGGAAAAACTACATTATCTAATTTAATTTTAGGGCATTATACTGTCACACAAGGAAAAATATATATAGATAAAAAATCCATAAACACCCTATCAAATAATACATTACGTGAAAATATTTCTATCGTTCAACAGGAACCTACTATTTTATATGATAATTTAATTAATAATATATCACTTAATAGGAAAATAGAAGAAAAAAAAGTTATTAATGCATTATATAAAAGTCAATTAAAACAACTGATTGAAACATTACCAAATGGATATATGTCAATAATTGGACAAAATAGTGATTCTCTTTCTCAAGGGCAAAAACAATTAATAGGTATTGCTAGAATATTAGTTTCTAATCCTAAAATACTAATTTTTGATGAAGCGACAGCTAGTATTGATTCTGAATCTGAACAAAAAATACAAAAAATATTATCTTCTATTCAAAAAAAATCTACAGTAATAATTATAGCTCATAGATTATCTACAATAATAAATTGTAATATAATTATAGTTTTAGAAAAAGGGAAAATAATTGAAATAGGAAATCATCAACAATTATTACAAAAAAAAGGATTATACTATAAAATGTTTACATATCAACATGATTATAAAAATATTTAA
- the dnaX gene encoding DNA polymerase III subunit gamma/tau, which yields MKYKILSNKWRPQDFNHIIGHKYVIRIIKNSLDLNRIHQSWLFSGIHGTGKTTIARILAKSLNCKIGITSQPCRKCSHCLSIEKGKFLDFIELDAASKTKVEDIKSVLDTTKYPPIEGRFKIYLIDEIQMLSKHSFNALLKILEEPPKYIKFILATTHLNKIPETIISRCLHIHLPYITSKNIFNYLKKKLKKENININKETLSIISNSARGSIRNALNTLELAICSTADKMINTKNINKLLGIFNKKKIFILAENIINNNINNILNILDDAEIIGISYNNIISSLINFFHNLSIIKITISEKNYIIHKLSKYDKNTYILSKKISFKDIQIYCKILLQGEKYIKYAPNPRIGVEIILFQIYQYITEKKISNNHLLIHK from the coding sequence ATGAAATATAAAATTTTATCTAATAAATGGAGACCTCAAGATTTTAATCATATTATAGGGCATAAATATGTTATACGTATTATAAAAAATAGTCTTGATTTAAATAGAATTCATCAATCTTGGTTATTTTCAGGAATACATGGAACTGGGAAAACAACTATAGCTAGAATACTAGCTAAGAGTTTAAATTGTAAAATCGGAATTACATCTCAACCATGTAGAAAATGTTCACATTGTCTTTCAATCGAAAAAGGAAAATTTTTAGATTTTATAGAATTAGATGCAGCCTCTAAGACAAAAGTAGAGGATATTAAAAGCGTATTAGATACAACAAAATATCCACCAATAGAAGGGAGATTTAAAATTTATTTAATTGATGAAATACAGATGTTATCTAAACATAGTTTTAATGCTTTATTAAAAATATTAGAAGAACCACCAAAATATATTAAATTTATTTTAGCTACTACACATTTAAATAAAATACCTGAAACTATTATTTCACGGTGTCTTCATATACATCTTCCATATATAACATCTAAAAATATATTTAATTATTTAAAAAAAAAATTAAAAAAAGAAAATATAAATATTAACAAAGAAACTTTAAGTATAATATCAAATTCTGCGCGTGGAAGTATAAGAAATGCTCTTAATACTCTTGAATTAGCTATTTGTTCCACTGCAGATAAAATGATAAACACAAAAAATATCAATAAATTATTAGGTATTTTTAATAAAAAAAAAATATTTATACTAGCAGAAAATATTATTAATAATAATATCAATAATATATTAAATATATTAGATGATGCGGAAATAATAGGAATATCATATAATAATATTATATCATCATTAATTAATTTTTTTCACAATTTATCTATAATAAAAATTACTATATCTGAAAAAAATTATATAATACATAAATTATCAAAATATGATAAAAATACTTATATTTTATCTAAAAAAATTTCCTTTAAAGATATACAAATTTATTGTAAAATTCTTCTTCAAGGGGAAAAATATATAAAATATGCGCCAAATCCAAGAATCGGGGTTGAAATAATATTATTTCAAATATATCAATATATAACAGAAAAAAAAATATCTAATAATCATTTACTTATACATAAATAA